One segment of Luteolibacter rhizosphaerae DNA contains the following:
- a CDS encoding SET domain-containing protein has protein sequence MGKKTKQLLEEAALYKKLKQLWQRGQSDLCEVRGSKIHGRGVYATQDIAAGTKIIEYVGEVIDKEESERRAWAQHAHSQETGDAAVYIFTLTSKHDIDGNVPWNTARLINHSCEPNCEAWIDGRRIFIHSLGEIKEGEELTFDYAFDVDCYEDHPCLCGKASCIGYIVSREQWPQLKEILAAKAAGK, from the coding sequence ATGGGCAAGAAAACGAAACAGCTGCTGGAGGAGGCTGCCCTGTACAAGAAGCTCAAACAGCTCTGGCAGCGGGGCCAAAGCGATCTCTGTGAAGTCCGCGGCTCGAAGATCCACGGGCGTGGTGTCTATGCCACCCAGGACATCGCCGCGGGCACCAAGATCATCGAGTATGTGGGCGAGGTGATCGACAAGGAGGAAAGCGAGCGTCGGGCTTGGGCGCAGCATGCCCATTCGCAGGAAACCGGCGATGCCGCCGTCTACATCTTCACGCTCACCAGCAAGCACGACATCGACGGCAACGTGCCGTGGAATACCGCCCGGCTGATCAACCACTCGTGCGAACCGAACTGTGAGGCCTGGATCGATGGCCGCCGGATCTTCATCCACTCCTTGGGCGAGATCAAGGAAGGCGAGGAGCTGACCTTCGACTACGCCTTCGACGTCGATTGCTACGAGGATCACCCCTGCCTCTGCGGCAAGGCGAGCTGCATCGGCTACATCGTCAGCCGCGAGCAATGGCCGCAATTGAAGGAGATCCTTGCGGCCAAGGCTGCGGGGAAGTGA
- a CDS encoding PKD domain-containing protein: protein MIRRAPLIIPIICVIGLIIYLIQPQQANFDRAAAEPVYSSTVERSDSASDSGEDRTGVREENSGPEEMQEKVDLAISRKERLLKLMTTDPEQALAQSISYRDYDRLPGELKPHFEKPFNEVGHLHVLPVCSGDSDLEPLRSLEISGRTYEVTVTGRRLRQTSKENTPLAGFTLEGKAVLKEETLEALSKEDADHLAELPSGQADPDRDFATGASLGPDHLIALAAGKRYHFADASSLAEFNRRLGELDLTPGPHGGTRVILAKGTSDTNDHGGFDWDAAAKWTRDEASSWTETPKNVFFIRVDFPNLPGDPSSQVDLQSTLNGPVSDSIAEMSYGKTKIVAAVSAMTVRLPQTTSYYRTGEKNAELHSDARAAYQAIAGATSLSGYDIIGVHFRSISMSSGNVTYSGLASTGGSQQWIQGSASTATLIHEFGHNYGILHASFWKTTDGSVVGTGTSEEYGDTFDLMGSGPNRAHHFGPRGKHALNWISSSQVNALSSAGHSGIYRIHRFDHPDTTGEKRALRIAKATGSDFYWVGYRPGVPGNPWLQSGAFLTWEKPGTSKTWLLDATPGTPMGKTDGAIPLGSTYSDPAGQVHITPLARGGTPADADAWLDINVQIGNFTNNRAPVVNLTAPATGAARVPITFSASATDPDGDELSYSWSFGDGSPSVSSNSVSHTWVMGGTYTVKVTANDMKGRTASAQASITISDPLTNWSSRPTPENFNSIHYHEGRYVAAGTSGFYYSADGINWSTTQSYPPGFQSIILVHDGEMFVAMVNGFNSCTPYVSEDGKIWRSGAPMSTPVQSLATGPGVIIAFTSAGQSMRSTDHGRTWVNTPLQSSQVVSYAVFGNDVWVFVGPAFHASAGKVCTSPDGISWTEQVGALNLPTNSYIHTLKFIDGAFYTAGTRTGIYRSVDGVTWNKMSIIGQEDYTIEAIFEGPDFMIASGSRASDRVYLISFDGESWYPGPAPSQNYPYFADGRFIAGGSGFHFTPSFDLENRPPVAIISGPSTCESRAVATFRATASDPDGDNLTLLWDFNDGSPLEESSNCHHRFVAGGTYQVRLHAIDRRGGIATASMTVTVSDPLTEWTQVNSGTTGHLETITAGNGKLVTLGYPAGVYRVSSDGENWTGGNLGGNVTFGRVIHDGSQFIACGADHDGAWKGTIYTSPDGLAWTRRYFAGQSLGEISYGAGRYVAVGGEPGTMLTSEDGITWSQIPSGTSGYLVSIDYGDGQFVAGGFQPEKLTLTSPDGLMWTNTSSGIPSGGTSIRLVRHSHDRFLATGESVELLYSLDKGASFQSNGHRAWNVVDFCYAGGFHFACGNLRSSSSTRVNLVSLDGASWSPLPTAQEQPSRTEATYFNGRFYTSGGNGSIWRSGVVIPAAAPGYAGWQQSTFPGTDPLSAPEEDFDGDGMPNIAEYATGTDPKNSADRVSFAGRMSADRFILEIPKAAGADDVTFAVQYSPDLDEWSSNGITVIEDTPTRLVVSIPLGSSRGFLRPSFALD, encoded by the coding sequence GTGATTCGACGAGCCCCCCTGATCATCCCGATCATCTGCGTGATCGGACTGATAATCTATCTCATTCAGCCACAACAAGCTAACTTCGACAGGGCAGCCGCGGAGCCGGTGTATTCGTCCACGGTCGAGCGCTCCGATTCAGCGTCAGATTCCGGCGAGGATCGGACAGGAGTCCGCGAGGAGAATTCCGGGCCGGAAGAGATGCAGGAGAAGGTTGATCTGGCGATCTCCCGCAAGGAGCGGCTGCTCAAGCTCATGACCACCGATCCGGAGCAGGCTCTGGCCCAATCCATTTCGTATCGCGACTACGACCGGCTGCCCGGGGAGCTGAAGCCCCACTTTGAAAAGCCCTTCAACGAGGTCGGCCACCTCCACGTTCTTCCGGTCTGCAGCGGCGACTCCGATCTCGAACCGCTCAGGTCACTCGAGATCTCGGGCCGGACCTACGAGGTCACAGTCACGGGTCGTCGGCTGAGGCAGACCAGCAAGGAGAACACGCCCTTGGCCGGCTTTACCCTCGAAGGCAAAGCGGTGCTGAAGGAAGAAACTCTCGAAGCACTCTCGAAGGAAGATGCCGATCACTTGGCAGAGCTTCCATCCGGCCAAGCCGACCCCGATCGGGATTTCGCGACCGGGGCTTCTTTGGGACCGGATCATCTTATCGCTCTGGCAGCAGGCAAGCGCTATCACTTCGCTGATGCCAGCTCGCTGGCCGAGTTCAACCGTCGACTGGGAGAACTTGACCTGACACCCGGCCCGCATGGAGGAACGAGGGTCATTCTAGCCAAAGGGACATCCGACACGAATGATCACGGAGGATTCGATTGGGATGCCGCCGCGAAATGGACCCGGGATGAAGCCAGCTCCTGGACCGAGACCCCGAAGAATGTCTTCTTCATCCGCGTGGATTTCCCGAATCTACCGGGGGACCCCTCGTCACAAGTGGATCTGCAATCCACACTCAACGGGCCTGTCTCCGACAGCATCGCGGAGATGTCCTATGGCAAAACCAAGATCGTCGCCGCCGTAAGCGCCATGACGGTCCGCCTTCCCCAAACCACCAGCTACTACCGTACCGGCGAAAAGAATGCCGAGCTCCACTCGGATGCTAGAGCTGCTTACCAAGCGATCGCGGGGGCGACCTCACTCAGCGGCTACGATATCATCGGCGTGCATTTCAGGTCGATCAGCATGAGCTCCGGCAATGTCACCTACTCGGGATTGGCAAGTACGGGAGGATCGCAACAGTGGATCCAAGGGAGTGCCAGCACCGCGACTCTCATCCATGAGTTCGGGCATAACTACGGCATTCTCCATGCCAGCTTCTGGAAGACCACCGACGGCTCGGTGGTGGGCACCGGGACAAGCGAGGAGTATGGAGACACATTCGACCTCATGGGAAGCGGGCCCAACCGCGCGCATCACTTCGGACCGCGGGGCAAGCATGCTCTCAACTGGATTAGCAGCTCCCAGGTCAACGCCCTTTCGTCGGCCGGCCATTCCGGAATTTACCGGATCCATCGCTTCGATCATCCCGATACCACGGGTGAGAAGCGGGCACTGCGGATCGCTAAGGCTACTGGATCGGATTTCTACTGGGTCGGCTACCGCCCCGGCGTCCCGGGCAATCCTTGGCTGCAGTCGGGTGCCTTCCTGACTTGGGAGAAACCGGGGACATCCAAGACTTGGCTTCTTGATGCCACTCCCGGCACCCCGATGGGCAAGACCGATGGGGCCATCCCCTTGGGCTCGACCTACTCGGACCCGGCCGGACAAGTACACATCACACCCCTAGCCCGCGGAGGCACGCCCGCAGACGCCGATGCCTGGCTGGACATCAACGTTCAGATCGGCAATTTCACCAACAATAGAGCGCCCGTGGTCAACCTGACAGCCCCGGCAACGGGGGCCGCGCGAGTCCCGATCACTTTTTCTGCCAGCGCCACCGATCCTGACGGAGATGAGCTTTCGTATAGCTGGAGCTTCGGCGACGGCAGCCCCTCCGTGAGCTCGAACTCGGTTAGTCACACTTGGGTCATGGGAGGAACCTACACTGTCAAGGTGACCGCAAATGACATGAAGGGGCGGACTGCATCGGCACAAGCGAGCATCACCATCTCGGACCCCCTTACCAATTGGAGTTCTCGTCCTACGCCCGAGAATTTCAATTCGATCCACTACCACGAAGGCCGCTATGTCGCGGCTGGAACGAGTGGATTCTACTATTCGGCGGATGGGATCAATTGGTCCACCACACAAAGTTACCCTCCGGGATTTCAGTCCATCATCCTCGTTCACGACGGGGAAATGTTCGTGGCGATGGTAAATGGTTTCAACTCATGCACTCCCTACGTGTCGGAGGACGGAAAGATCTGGCGCTCCGGTGCACCGATGAGCACGCCGGTTCAGTCGCTTGCGACAGGGCCCGGGGTAATCATCGCATTTACCTCCGCCGGTCAGTCCATGCGATCAACCGATCATGGAAGAACTTGGGTGAATACCCCGCTGCAGAGCAGCCAAGTGGTTTCGTATGCGGTTTTCGGCAACGATGTGTGGGTTTTCGTGGGCCCGGCCTTCCACGCTTCCGCTGGCAAGGTCTGCACTTCTCCTGACGGAATCTCTTGGACGGAGCAGGTCGGCGCCTTGAACCTTCCTACTAATTCCTACATTCATACCCTGAAGTTTATCGACGGAGCCTTCTACACGGCAGGTACCCGCACGGGCATCTATCGTTCCGTGGATGGTGTGACATGGAACAAGATGTCGATCATCGGACAGGAAGATTACACCATCGAAGCGATCTTCGAAGGGCCGGACTTCATGATCGCCTCCGGCAGCCGCGCGAGCGATCGGGTATACCTGATCTCCTTCGACGGTGAATCGTGGTATCCCGGCCCGGCACCTTCCCAGAACTATCCCTATTTCGCCGATGGTAGATTCATTGCCGGTGGAAGCGGGTTCCATTTCACGCCGAGCTTTGACTTGGAGAACCGGCCGCCTGTCGCCATCATCTCCGGCCCCTCCACCTGCGAGTCACGCGCGGTCGCCACCTTCCGCGCCACGGCTTCCGATCCGGACGGGGACAACCTGACTTTGTTGTGGGATTTCAACGACGGGTCTCCTTTGGAAGAGTCGTCCAATTGCCATCATCGCTTCGTCGCCGGGGGAACCTATCAGGTTAGGCTTCATGCGATCGATCGCCGCGGCGGAATCGCCACGGCATCGATGACCGTAACCGTAAGCGACCCGCTCACCGAATGGACGCAGGTGAACTCGGGCACCACAGGTCATTTGGAAACGATCACCGCGGGTAACGGGAAATTGGTGACGCTCGGCTACCCGGCAGGAGTTTACCGGGTCTCCAGCGATGGAGAGAATTGGACCGGTGGAAATCTCGGGGGGAATGTCACCTTCGGGCGGGTCATTCACGATGGCTCACAGTTCATCGCTTGTGGCGCGGATCACGACGGAGCATGGAAGGGAACGATCTATACTTCACCCGACGGACTAGCCTGGACCCGCAGGTATTTCGCGGGGCAATCGCTCGGGGAGATTTCCTACGGTGCCGGCCGCTATGTCGCGGTTGGCGGGGAGCCCGGCACGATGCTCACTTCAGAGGACGGGATCACTTGGTCCCAGATCCCCTCGGGAACAAGCGGGTATCTCGTGTCGATCGACTATGGCGACGGCCAGTTCGTGGCGGGAGGTTTCCAGCCCGAAAAACTGACACTGACGTCTCCGGACGGCTTGATGTGGACCAATACGAGCAGTGGAATTCCGTCGGGCGGCACAAGCATCCGGCTCGTCCGTCATTCACATGACCGGTTCCTTGCAACCGGAGAGTCCGTCGAACTCCTCTACTCGCTGGACAAGGGAGCCAGCTTCCAAAGCAACGGGCACAGAGCGTGGAACGTCGTCGACTTCTGCTACGCCGGAGGTTTCCACTTCGCGTGCGGGAACCTCCGCAGCAGTTCCTCCACCCGGGTGAACCTAGTCTCGCTCGACGGAGCCTCATGGAGCCCCCTCCCAACTGCTCAGGAGCAGCCATCCCGCACCGAAGCGACTTACTTCAACGGGCGCTTCTACACTTCCGGCGGCAATGGCTCGATCTGGCGATCGGGTGTCGTCATTCCCGCTGCCGCCCCCGGCTATGCCGGTTGGCAGCAAAGCACATTCCCCGGGACCGACCCGCTCTCGGCGCCGGAGGAAGACTTCGATGGCGACGGCATGCCGAACATTGCCGAGTATGCCACGGGGACGGATCCGAAGAACAGTGCCGACCGGGTCTCTTTCGCCGGCAGGATGTCGGCGGATCGGTTCATCTTGGAAATACCCAAAGCGGCAGGCGCAGACGACGTCACATTCGCCGTTCAGTATTCGCCCGATCTGGATGAATGGAGCAGCAACGGGATCACCGTGATCGAAGATACCCCGACACGTCTGGTCGTCAGTATCCCGCTGGGCTCTTCCAGAGGGTTCCTCCGTCCGAGCTTCGCCCTCGACTAG
- a CDS encoding GNAT family N-acetyltransferase: MSIEIRRATGAEVADYLEDAARLRISVFREFPYLYDGDVASERDYLGHYVECPRSVFVIAICDGRVRGVSTGLPLAEADESFQAPFLGADLAPSEWFYCGESVLDHAWRGKGIGHRFFDEREAHARELGLVKTCFCSVKREVGHPLFPEAYRPNDVFWTKRGYLKRPDLSARFVWKQVDSAGEEQNELVFWTRDKA, from the coding sequence ATGAGCATCGAGATCCGGCGGGCCACGGGAGCGGAGGTGGCGGACTATCTGGAAGACGCGGCACGGCTGCGCATCTCGGTCTTTCGAGAATTCCCCTACCTCTACGATGGGGATGTGGCTTCCGAGCGGGACTACCTCGGACACTACGTGGAGTGTCCGAGGAGCGTTTTCGTCATCGCGATCTGCGATGGACGGGTAAGGGGCGTCTCGACCGGCCTTCCTCTCGCCGAGGCAGACGAATCCTTCCAAGCGCCCTTTCTCGGTGCAGACCTGGCCCCCTCAGAGTGGTTCTATTGCGGCGAGTCCGTGCTCGACCATGCGTGGCGCGGAAAAGGAATCGGCCACCGCTTCTTCGACGAGCGCGAAGCTCATGCACGGGAGCTGGGCCTGGTGAAAACCTGCTTCTGCTCGGTGAAACGGGAGGTCGGCCATCCCTTGTTCCCTGAGGCTTACCGGCCGAACGACGTCTTCTGGACCAAGCGTGGCTACCTCAAGCGACCGGATCTATCCGCCCGCTTCGTATGGAAGCAAGTGGACTCCGCGGGGGAGGAGCAGAACGAACTGGTGTTTTGGACGCGGGATAAGGCCTAA